A region from the Vicia villosa cultivar HV-30 ecotype Madison, WI linkage group LG3, Vvil1.0, whole genome shotgun sequence genome encodes:
- the LOC131662474 gene encoding protein MEI2-like 2 isoform X2 produces MDKHSGDSLPARGLSGISSLNIPNKVGSNAWRIPNATDVFQDSNDVSLFSTSLPVLPHENLNLTDSEQDGQPVDDNLLTVDKAHKEDEGRDPFDNFEINAIGNMLPDDEDELLAGIMDDFDLSGLPNQLEDLDENDLFVNGGGFEMDFESQESLSFGVSKMSISDGIASNGIGSYAIPNGVGTVAGEHPYGEHPSRTLFVRNINSNVEDSELRTLFEQYGDIRTLYTACKHRGFVMISYYDIRAARTAMRALQNKPLRRRKLDIHFSIPKDNPSEKDINQGTLVVFNLDPSVSNDDLRLIFGVYGEVKEIRETPHKRHHKFIEFYDVRAADAALKALNRSDIAGKRIKLEPSRPGGARRNLMQQLSQELEQDEVRTFRTQVGSPIASSPPGTWAQFSSPVEPNPLGSYSKSPGLGHASPININHLSGLAAILSPHASTSPKIAPIGKDPGRVSNQMFASSGGSTHGLAFQHSISFPEKNVNASPRPISAFGESNSNSSSVGTLSGPQFLWGSPTPYSENSNTSAWSSSSLGHPFTSSGQRQGFPYAGQRNPFLGSQHHHHVGSAPSGLPLERNFRYFPESPDTSLMSSIGFGNLNHGDGNYMMNMGSRPSVGHGIGHSVTSGEIGSPNFGMMSVPGHGSLFIGNSLYAGPGLSSIEGFGERGRNRRPDNNVNQIESKKLYQLDLDKIISGEDTRTTLMIKNIPNKYTSKMLLAAIDENHQGTYDFLYLPIDFKNKCNVGYAFINMVSPSHIVAFYKAFNGKKWEKFNSEKVASLAYARIQGKAALVMHFQNSSLMNEDKRCRPILFHSEGQDTSDQEHFLSSNLNICIRQPDGSYSGDMLESPKGNSDENLEKD; encoded by the exons ATGGATAAACATTCCGGGGATTCTTTGCCAGCTCGTG GGCTGTCTGGGATTTCCTCGCTTAATATTCCAAATAAAGTGGGAAGCAATGCATGGAGAATACCGAACGCGACTGATGTGTTTCAAGATTCTAATGATGTTAGCTTGTTTTCTACTTCGCTGCCTGTTCTTCCGCATGAAAATT TAAATTTGACTGATTCTGAACAAGATGGTCAACCGGTTGATGATAACTTGCTAACAGTAGACAAAGCTCATAAAGAGGACGAGGGGCGTGATCCTTTTGATAATTTTGAAATTAACGCCATTGGAAACATGCTTCCTGATGACGAAGACGAGCTTTTAGCTGGGATAATGGACGATTTTGACCTTAGTGGGTTACCAAATCAACTGGAGGATTTGGATGAAAATGATCTGTTTGTTAATGGAGGCGGATTTGAAATGGATTTTGAATCCCAAGAGAGTCTTAGTTTCGGTGTTTCAAAGATGAGCATATCAGACGGAATTGCTTCTAATGGCATTGGATCATATGCAATCCCGAATGGTGTGGGAACAGTGGCTGGGGAGCATCCCTACGGAGAGCATCCATCGAGGACATTGTTTGTTCGAAACATCAATAGTAACGTTGAGGATTCTGAATTAAGAACACTATTTGAG CAATATGGAGATATCAGAACTTTGTACACCGCATGCAAGCACAGGGGCTTCGTGATGATATCTTACTATGACATACGAGCTGCTCGCACTGCGATGCGTGCTTTACAAAACAAACCCCTGAGACGAAGGAAACTTGATATTCATTTTTCAATTCCTAAG GACAATCCCTCGGAAAAAGATATAAACCAAGGAACCCTTGTAGTGTTCAATTTAGATCCATCGGTATCAAATGATGACCTTCGTCTAATATTTGGGGTTTATGGTGAGGTCAAAGAG ATCAGGGAAACACCACACAAGAGACACCATAAATTTATCGAGTTTTATGATGTTAGAGCAGCAGATGCAGCTCTTAAAGCATTAAATCGAAGCGACATTGCTGGCAAACGCATAAAACTTGAACCTAGCCGTCCTGGTGGAGCCCGCAGAAA CTTGATGCAACAACTGAGCCAAGAACTGGAACAAGATGAAGTTCGAACTTTCAGGACTCAAGTAGGTTCGCCTATAGCCAGTTCTCCTCCCG GTACCTGGGCGCAATTCAGTAGTCCTGTTGAACCTAATCCGTTAGGTTCTTACAGCAAGTCCCCTGGTTTGGGTCATGCTAGCCCTATTAATATCAACCATTTGTCCGGATTGGCTGCAATTCTTTCTCCGCACGCATCAACCTCTCCCAAAATTGCGCCGATCGGCAAGGACCCTGGAAGAGTTTCAAATCAGATGTTTGCCAGCTCTGGTGGATCGACACACGGATTAGCTTTTCAACATTCTATCTCATTTCCTGAAAAAAATGTAAATGCAAGTCCTAGGCCTATATCTGCTTTCGGggaatcaaattcaaattcatcGAGTGTTGGAACACTGTCCGGTCCTCAATTTCTTTGGGGAAGCCCGACTCCTTACTCAGAGAATTCAAACACATCTGCCTGGTCTTCGTCTTCCCTTGGCCATCCATTTACATCTAGTGGCCAAAGGCAGGGCTTCCCGTACGCAGGTCAACGCAATCCTTTTCTTGGCTCTCAGCACCATCATCATGTAGGATCTGCTCCATCCGGCCTTCCTCTTGAACGGAATTTCAGATACTTTCCAGAATCGCCCGATACCTCTCTCATGAGCTCCATTGGATTTGGGAATTTAAATCACGGCGATGGGAATTATATGATGAACATGGGTTCTCGTCCATCTGTCGGGCATGGTATTGGCCATTCAGTAACTTCCGGTGAAATTGGTTCGCCTAATTTTGGTATGATGTCTGTACCTGGTCATGGTTCCTTGTTCATAGGAAATAGTTTGTACGCTGGACCTGGACTATCTAGCATCGAGGGATTTGGTGAACGTGGACGAAATCGGCGACCTGACAATAACGTGAACCAAATTGAAAGTAAGAAGCTGTACCAACTTGATCTTGACAAAATCATCAGTGGTGAAGATACAAGGACTACTTTAATGATTAAAAACATTCCTAACAA GTACACTTCAAAGATGTTGCTTGCTGCAATTGATGAGAATCACCAGGGGACTTATGACTTCCTCTACTTGCCAATTGACTTTAAG AATAAGTGTAATGTGGGTTACGCTTTCATCAATATGGTTTCTCCTTCACACATCGTCGCCTTCTATAAG GCTTTTAATGGGAAGAAATGGGAAAAGTTTAATAGCGAAAAAGTTGCTTCACTAGCATATGCACGGATTCAAGGAAAGGCTGCACTTGTGATGCATTTTCAGAATTCAAGCTTAATGAATGAGGATAAGCGATGTCGGCCAATCCTTTTTCATTCAGAAGGCCAAGATACTAGTGACCAG GAACACTTTCTATCGAGCAACTTGAATATATGTATTCGTCAACCAGACGGATCATACTCGGGTGATATGTTGGAGAGCCCGAAGGGCAATTCAGATGAAAATCTGGAAAAAGATTGA
- the LOC131662474 gene encoding protein MEI2-like 2 isoform X1, with protein sequence MDKHSGDSLPARGTAGLSGISSLNIPNKVGSNAWRIPNATDVFQDSNDVSLFSTSLPVLPHENLNLTDSEQDGQPVDDNLLTVDKAHKEDEGRDPFDNFEINAIGNMLPDDEDELLAGIMDDFDLSGLPNQLEDLDENDLFVNGGGFEMDFESQESLSFGVSKMSISDGIASNGIGSYAIPNGVGTVAGEHPYGEHPSRTLFVRNINSNVEDSELRTLFEQYGDIRTLYTACKHRGFVMISYYDIRAARTAMRALQNKPLRRRKLDIHFSIPKDNPSEKDINQGTLVVFNLDPSVSNDDLRLIFGVYGEVKEIRETPHKRHHKFIEFYDVRAADAALKALNRSDIAGKRIKLEPSRPGGARRNLMQQLSQELEQDEVRTFRTQVGSPIASSPPGTWAQFSSPVEPNPLGSYSKSPGLGHASPININHLSGLAAILSPHASTSPKIAPIGKDPGRVSNQMFASSGGSTHGLAFQHSISFPEKNVNASPRPISAFGESNSNSSSVGTLSGPQFLWGSPTPYSENSNTSAWSSSSLGHPFTSSGQRQGFPYAGQRNPFLGSQHHHHVGSAPSGLPLERNFRYFPESPDTSLMSSIGFGNLNHGDGNYMMNMGSRPSVGHGIGHSVTSGEIGSPNFGMMSVPGHGSLFIGNSLYAGPGLSSIEGFGERGRNRRPDNNVNQIESKKLYQLDLDKIISGEDTRTTLMIKNIPNKYTSKMLLAAIDENHQGTYDFLYLPIDFKNKCNVGYAFINMVSPSHIVAFYKAFNGKKWEKFNSEKVASLAYARIQGKAALVMHFQNSSLMNEDKRCRPILFHSEGQDTSDQEHFLSSNLNICIRQPDGSYSGDMLESPKGNSDENLEKD encoded by the exons ATGGATAAACATTCCGGGGATTCTTTGCCAGCTCGTGGTACTGCAG GGCTGTCTGGGATTTCCTCGCTTAATATTCCAAATAAAGTGGGAAGCAATGCATGGAGAATACCGAACGCGACTGATGTGTTTCAAGATTCTAATGATGTTAGCTTGTTTTCTACTTCGCTGCCTGTTCTTCCGCATGAAAATT TAAATTTGACTGATTCTGAACAAGATGGTCAACCGGTTGATGATAACTTGCTAACAGTAGACAAAGCTCATAAAGAGGACGAGGGGCGTGATCCTTTTGATAATTTTGAAATTAACGCCATTGGAAACATGCTTCCTGATGACGAAGACGAGCTTTTAGCTGGGATAATGGACGATTTTGACCTTAGTGGGTTACCAAATCAACTGGAGGATTTGGATGAAAATGATCTGTTTGTTAATGGAGGCGGATTTGAAATGGATTTTGAATCCCAAGAGAGTCTTAGTTTCGGTGTTTCAAAGATGAGCATATCAGACGGAATTGCTTCTAATGGCATTGGATCATATGCAATCCCGAATGGTGTGGGAACAGTGGCTGGGGAGCATCCCTACGGAGAGCATCCATCGAGGACATTGTTTGTTCGAAACATCAATAGTAACGTTGAGGATTCTGAATTAAGAACACTATTTGAG CAATATGGAGATATCAGAACTTTGTACACCGCATGCAAGCACAGGGGCTTCGTGATGATATCTTACTATGACATACGAGCTGCTCGCACTGCGATGCGTGCTTTACAAAACAAACCCCTGAGACGAAGGAAACTTGATATTCATTTTTCAATTCCTAAG GACAATCCCTCGGAAAAAGATATAAACCAAGGAACCCTTGTAGTGTTCAATTTAGATCCATCGGTATCAAATGATGACCTTCGTCTAATATTTGGGGTTTATGGTGAGGTCAAAGAG ATCAGGGAAACACCACACAAGAGACACCATAAATTTATCGAGTTTTATGATGTTAGAGCAGCAGATGCAGCTCTTAAAGCATTAAATCGAAGCGACATTGCTGGCAAACGCATAAAACTTGAACCTAGCCGTCCTGGTGGAGCCCGCAGAAA CTTGATGCAACAACTGAGCCAAGAACTGGAACAAGATGAAGTTCGAACTTTCAGGACTCAAGTAGGTTCGCCTATAGCCAGTTCTCCTCCCG GTACCTGGGCGCAATTCAGTAGTCCTGTTGAACCTAATCCGTTAGGTTCTTACAGCAAGTCCCCTGGTTTGGGTCATGCTAGCCCTATTAATATCAACCATTTGTCCGGATTGGCTGCAATTCTTTCTCCGCACGCATCAACCTCTCCCAAAATTGCGCCGATCGGCAAGGACCCTGGAAGAGTTTCAAATCAGATGTTTGCCAGCTCTGGTGGATCGACACACGGATTAGCTTTTCAACATTCTATCTCATTTCCTGAAAAAAATGTAAATGCAAGTCCTAGGCCTATATCTGCTTTCGGggaatcaaattcaaattcatcGAGTGTTGGAACACTGTCCGGTCCTCAATTTCTTTGGGGAAGCCCGACTCCTTACTCAGAGAATTCAAACACATCTGCCTGGTCTTCGTCTTCCCTTGGCCATCCATTTACATCTAGTGGCCAAAGGCAGGGCTTCCCGTACGCAGGTCAACGCAATCCTTTTCTTGGCTCTCAGCACCATCATCATGTAGGATCTGCTCCATCCGGCCTTCCTCTTGAACGGAATTTCAGATACTTTCCAGAATCGCCCGATACCTCTCTCATGAGCTCCATTGGATTTGGGAATTTAAATCACGGCGATGGGAATTATATGATGAACATGGGTTCTCGTCCATCTGTCGGGCATGGTATTGGCCATTCAGTAACTTCCGGTGAAATTGGTTCGCCTAATTTTGGTATGATGTCTGTACCTGGTCATGGTTCCTTGTTCATAGGAAATAGTTTGTACGCTGGACCTGGACTATCTAGCATCGAGGGATTTGGTGAACGTGGACGAAATCGGCGACCTGACAATAACGTGAACCAAATTGAAAGTAAGAAGCTGTACCAACTTGATCTTGACAAAATCATCAGTGGTGAAGATACAAGGACTACTTTAATGATTAAAAACATTCCTAACAA GTACACTTCAAAGATGTTGCTTGCTGCAATTGATGAGAATCACCAGGGGACTTATGACTTCCTCTACTTGCCAATTGACTTTAAG AATAAGTGTAATGTGGGTTACGCTTTCATCAATATGGTTTCTCCTTCACACATCGTCGCCTTCTATAAG GCTTTTAATGGGAAGAAATGGGAAAAGTTTAATAGCGAAAAAGTTGCTTCACTAGCATATGCACGGATTCAAGGAAAGGCTGCACTTGTGATGCATTTTCAGAATTCAAGCTTAATGAATGAGGATAAGCGATGTCGGCCAATCCTTTTTCATTCAGAAGGCCAAGATACTAGTGACCAG GAACACTTTCTATCGAGCAACTTGAATATATGTATTCGTCAACCAGACGGATCATACTCGGGTGATATGTTGGAGAGCCCGAAGGGCAATTCAGATGAAAATCTGGAAAAAGATTGA